The sequence GCGAGAGCGTCGGCCACCGGGGGGTGCTCGGTGACGAGGGTCTTGAACGCGGGCTGGCGGGTGAGCGGGCGCGGGTAGTGGACGGCCGTGGGCACGCCCTCGGCGGCGAGCGCCTTGATGAAGCCGTCGCGCGTGCAGGTGAACTTCGCCGGGTCCATCTGGACCACGTAGAGGTGGAAGACGCTGGTGCCGCCGGCGGTGGTGCGCGGGGCCTTGAGGCCGGGGATGGCGCCGATGATCGCGTCGTACCGCGCGGCGTGGGCCTGCCGCTGGGCCGTCTCGGCCTCCAGGCGGTCCAGGCGCGAGCAGCCGATGGCGCCCGTGATGTCGTTCATCCGGTAGTTGTACCCGACGCTCTCGTGCAGGTACTTGTCCGTCTCGCCGTGGGATCGCAGCAGGCGGATGGAGCGGGCGAGCGCATCGTCGTTGCACGTCACCATGCCGCCCTCGCCGGTGGCGAAGTTCTTGGTGGCGTAGAACGAGTAGGTCACCGCATCGCCGAAGGCGCCGATGCCCTTGCCCTTGTACGTCGCCAGGTGCGCCTGCGCCGCGTCGTAGATCACCCGCAGCCCGTGCTTGGACGCCAGGCCCTGCACCGCGTCGATGTCGACGGGGCAGCCGTACAGGTGCGTCGCGGCGATGGCGGTGGTCTTGGGCGTGAGCTTCTTCGCCGCGTCCGCCACGTCGATCTGGTAGGTCTCCGGGTCCGCATCGACGAAGATCGGGCGCGCCCCGCGGGCGACCACCATCGACACCGTCGCGATGTACGACCACGCGGGGACCAGCACATCGTCCC comes from Phycisphaeraceae bacterium and encodes:
- a CDS encoding DegT/DnrJ/EryC1/StrS family aminotransferase yields the protein MHSQTVAPRQPVEVSVPAEKLAMQGGTAVSATPVPFMSPGLAEADVNAAIVVLKSGMLRAAKKCEELEQRFAAISGAKHGMTCANGTVALQLAYEPLFKAGDDVLVPAWSYIATVSMVVARGARPIFVDADPETYQIDVADAAKKLTPKTTAIAATHLYGCPVDIDAVQGLASKHGLRVIYDAAQAHLATYKGKGIGAFGDAVTYSFYATKNFATGEGGMVTCNDDALARSIRLLRSHGETDKYLHESVGYNYRMNDITGAIGCSRLDRLEAETAQRQAHAARYDAIIGAIPGLKAPRTTAGGTSVFHLYVVQMDPAKFTCTRDGFIKALAAEGVPTAVHYPRPLTRQPAFKTLVTEHPPVADALASRVFALPMHHNLTDDHFRIVERSLAKVAAAFRA